Proteins from a genomic interval of Polaribacter sejongensis:
- a CDS encoding NUDIX hydrolase — MNFNDFKNKITQLKTTELGGLNAQFKLAPKIRLKYDADKITANNPRKAAVLALFYPNDKNETCFLLTQRASYKGIHSAQISFPGGKKDSEDENLEKTALRETFEEVGVAERSVEIIRELTDVYIPPSNFLATPFLGYVNQQPNFNLNYEVDQTIEVLLRDLLSETNLTAIKMNTSYMDNVEVPCFKLDGYIVWGATAMMLSEIKELFK, encoded by the coding sequence GTGAATTTTAACGATTTCAAAAATAAAATAACGCAACTTAAAACAACAGAGTTAGGAGGTTTAAATGCACAATTTAAATTAGCACCAAAAATTCGATTAAAGTACGATGCCGATAAAATTACTGCAAATAATCCAAGAAAAGCGGCAGTATTGGCATTGTTTTATCCAAATGATAAAAATGAAACTTGTTTTTTATTAACTCAACGGGCAAGTTATAAGGGCATACATTCTGCGCAAATAAGTTTTCCTGGAGGCAAGAAGGATAGTGAAGATGAGAATCTTGAAAAAACAGCTTTAAGAGAAACCTTTGAAGAAGTAGGTGTAGCTGAGAGGTCTGTTGAAATAATTAGAGAATTAACAGATGTATATATTCCGCCAAGTAATTTTTTAGCAACGCCTTTTTTAGGGTATGTAAATCAACAACCAAATTTTAATCTAAATTATGAGGTTGATCAAACAATTGAAGTTTTATTAAGAGATTTGTTAAGTGAAACGAATTTAACGGCTATAAAAATGAATACTTCTTATATGGATAATGTAGAAGTACCTTGCTTTAAGTTAGATGGTTATATTGTTTGGGGAGCAACAGCTATGATGCTTTCTGAAATTAAAGAACTCTTTAAATAG
- a CDS encoding DUF6787 family protein, whose translation MEKLKQRWGVKNNWSIVAIILVFSINGSFATWVAKPITSYIGLSQETTNPWVFWPLRILLIFPIYQATLPIVGWFFGQFKFFWAFEKKFLSRLGLGFLFKKED comes from the coding sequence ATGGAGAAATTAAAACAACGTTGGGGAGTAAAAAATAATTGGTCTATTGTAGCAATTATTTTAGTGTTTTCTATAAACGGTTCTTTTGCTACTTGGGTAGCTAAACCTATAACAAGTTATATCGGCTTGTCTCAAGAAACAACAAATCCTTGGGTATTTTGGCCTTTAAGAATTTTATTAATTTTTCCTATTTACCAAGCTACACTTCCAATTGTAGGTTGGTTTTTTGGGCAGTTTAAATTCTTTTGGGCTTTTGAAAAAAAGTTTTTAAGCAGATTAGGGCTCGGTTTTTTATTTAAAAAAGAAGATTAA